The genomic stretch CTTCTTCATACTCGAAAGCGTTAATCCAATCAGAAGAACAAGCTTATTGGACAACATTTTCTTGGCATCTATTCTTAGGCTCTGCAGGAAGTAAGCTCAGATGATGCATGTCTCTAAATCAATTCTTCTTTTGTGCACTTCTCTGGCCTTTGTACTTTCTAACTTAGACATGACACTGCATTAGGTGGAACATTTCTAGAGACGTGCTTGAACAGAAGCTAAATGAACCAGTTTTACAATCAGCAAAAGCCTACACAAGCGAAATAATTAAATTGTAAGTTAAAATTGAACTTACAAGATATTGGGCAATGTGATGGCTAGATGAGCATTTCAGTGCAACAAGACCAACATGAATAAATAAGGTATTGGGCAAGAGGTAGCATCCTTGGCATGGGCAGGCCCACCATCACATAATTATCTGCTAATAGCTTGCTTCAAGTTATCCAGATCACCAGATTCAACCAAAGCCTGAGCCACATGAACCCTTCTGGAGCCACAGTTCCGGCTATCCTAGTAATATATTCCTACTTAAGAAGCATCTAAACTTCAATAACATCTATTCAGCATAAAGGTTACCAGCCATCTCTTATACTGGCCAGCAAGTTCACCAAATGAAGGTTCAGAGCTACAATAATATGCAAGAATACAAACTGGTTCTTCGGTCTCAGACTCTTCCCTTCCTTCCCATGGTAAATATTGCAATTAACCAAAGCCCAAGGATTGATTCCAAAGAGGATAAAACAAGTATCATATAAGCCACTAAAAATGGAAGATAAGAACATATGCATTTccaaaaaatatttatgcatAAGAAGTAGAAGAATATGAAAGGGTGAACACAATGAACTCAGCTCCCACTAATATTGGCCTTGAGGACGCTCAATGTACCCAGCTTTACACCTACAATTGCTTGCAGAGGCCATTTCCCTGCCTCAAACCTTTGTCACACAAGTTATAAAGGAGCAACTTTATTGTTGTACCAAGGCTCGCCATCAAGAAGTAGCAAAGTATTACCTAGGAATACACAGTGTGCTTAACTCAGACACCTGGAAGGATCCTGATTCCAATAATATGCTATAGCAGCTCTCCATGGCCTCTGCTATAGCCGAAATGGTGTCATGGTCTGTGAAAGCAAGGACATTTACCTCCTCCGCACACATGGTAAGCTGATTACGTTTCATTGAACAGATAGCATACATGTATCACCCAAACAACTATCCGCCAAGAGAAAGAACTAAACGtaagattatgattatgatttCATTGAGAGGGATGTTTCATAAAAGGATCTCGGTGAGCTCGACACAAACAATTCACGAGCATCAACCACTGCCCCAACAGAGAccactaaaacatcaaaagaagcaACAGAGATTAAAGAAAGAAGAATAAGCAAACTTACCTCTTTGCTATGCGCTCTCGCCACCAGCGCCGCCGGGGAGAATCTGTCGCTAAAAGTTGAATGCGGCGTGGAACTCGAACACCACTTTGTTCCGCATCTTTGGCGGGCTTTCATCGTAACTACCGCCATTGTCGTGGTGGTGGTATTGAGGAGAGACATCAGGGAAGGCCCATTGCCGGTCGTAGGTGGAGGCAACCATCCCTTCGTCCCTCGCCTCTTCGTCTTCCACTTCTCGTCAGCTGGTAACAAAACTTGAGTCCGGTGACCGCCAGTGGTACGAAGGCGACAGATTGTGAATACGGTCGGTAAGAAAAGCATAAGGGTTGGCGGCTGGAGTATGGCAACCACAGGTGATATTAAGAAGTGTCACCTCTTAATTTTGGGGCCCGATTTGGACCAAAACAAGTTTTTCTGAGGCACTTCATCTGCCAGAGCAATGAGGTAAGCCTAGGGGGCGTGTCTAGACCTTCTCAAATACGCTGGAGTATGGGGACCGAggtaatattaagatctctcacCTCTTAATTTTGAGGCCTAATTTGGACCCGAAAATTTTTTTTCGGAGGCACTTCATCTGCCAGAACAATGAGGTAAGGTCACCGAGCGTGTTCGGACCTTCCGCAATCTGCTGCGGTATGGTGGCCGAGAGTGATCTTTAAGTAGTCACGCGGCCATAGCCAACCGGCTGGCGCTGGCTAGTTTGCAGCTTAGCGGGACGTCTCGCGGCTAGCCGTCGCAGCATGTCTCGGGTCCATCAGCCATGGCTTGGTGTGGCGCCTTCCGGCCTGTTGCATTCGGGCCCAGTAGCGCTTGTGGCCCAAAAGCCCACCGGCTGACATAGTAACGGTGGCGGCACGGCGGGCCGTCCTGCAGCTTGCCCCTGTGCAGTATGGCCTGGGTCCATCAGCCATGACTTGGCGCAGTCCGGCCCGGCCGACTCGGTCTGGTGCATGTCAATCGCACGGCGCAGCGCGGACCGGCGTAGCCCAGATCCTGATGTTATTTAGGCTCATTATTTGGCCCGGCCCGTTGTCAGCGCAGAGGCTTAATTTGTATCAACCTTTTACCGCCCAAATGAGGCCCATTCAAGCCCCTTTTTTGCGAGCGAGTGTGGAGGCCACGCCCGAGCCCCTTACTACTGCCGGTTTGACCCAGCCTGAGTCCCTCTTAGAGCCCAATCCACCTGGCTTGAGGCTCGGGCTACAGCCCAAGTGCCCTAGCGCCGGGCCCTTATAGTAGCCTTCAAATTGGCGAAACCGGGCTAAATTAACCTGTTCAGGCCGGCTTATGACGATTACGGGGTCGTTCTGTCCAATTCAATAGTTTGATCCAAATTGCACCTATTAAGGGCCAGTTAGATCAGTTTAGACGGATTTCAGACCATTTTATTCCAAGTCCAGTTAGATCAgggtttattttctttattatcactttctgatacatctaaaatttgatatgaatagaaatttaatTAGTTTCTTTTAGGCTCTGAAAAGCATATCACACCTTATGCGTTTTTGACACGTGTGACAATTGATGAGGCAAGAAAAATGTTTTAGCAGAAACAAATCATTCCCCCAGCACCAGTAAAGCAGCAAAATAAGTCATCCAAAAATCAAGCAGCAACAAGTAATTGGACTACTTATTCATGCTAAATTGCCTTTAATATCAGACTAGAGAGAAAAGAACAGAAAGAAAAGCGTACACGTTCTCCAAACAAGTCATGGACTTTGCTACCGCTGGCATTAGCAGTCCAAAGAACTTGAGATCCGAGAATCAACACCAATAACATAGCAACACAACAAGTACAAACCCAAGAGATTAAGGCAATAACCACAAATGACAAGCTAGCCGCAAAATGGCAGTGTTAGCAGCCAATGTAAGCAGTAACCTAACTAGTACAAGTGGAGACCTAAGTGCTTCAGATCTCCCCTAGATAAATCTGCTTGTCGCTACCGCAAGAACCTATGATCGGCTCAGTTGGATGGAACATGGTCTCATTTACAGAGCCATTGTGCCCAGGGAGCTTGTACAAAATCCGGCGGGTTGTTGTGTCCCAGATATACACCATTCGGTCTGCACTCCCAGCAGTGACCTTGCTCCCATCTGGAGACCAGCCACACTTCATCAAGTTCTTCTCAAAGTTATGCTGGTGCCCTGTAAAAATCTTAATGCACCTGTTCTGAGGAGCATATGGGCGCATATCCCAGACCCGAAGTGTGCAATCCATGCCATTAGTCAACAGGTATGACCCATCAGGACTTAGCTGCATACCTGTTATCATGTCACTATGGCCTTGGAGTGTCATAGTTACCTCATTTCTGCGGAGATCCCACACTTTCACATCGTTATCCAATCCTCCAGTAAATATCTTATCTGCAGCATCAGAGAAGCTTACAGCAGTGATCTGATACTTGTCTGGGAATGTCTGGATTGCACCTCTTTGACGCAAGTCCCAAAGTTTTGCCGTTCCATCATCAGAGCCACTCACAACGAGAGGTGGACCCCTTCGTGAAGGGCAGCATGAGTTCACAAATGATGAATGCTCAGCCATTTTCTTAACCTGTTTCCCACTTTCCACATCCCATGCTCTTAGAGTCTTGTCAGGGCTGGCTGAAATTATCTGGGTCCCATCTGTGGTCCATTGGAGGTCCAGAACAGCATTTTTATGCCCTCTCAAGACCATAAAATTTTTGCACTCTCCATGAACATACCACAAGAATATATCTTTGTCATGGGAGCCGGATGCTATTACAGTTCCTGCTGGGTTGAACTTCATGGTATATATCGCACTCTGGTGACCTGTAAGCAGCATTATTGGTGACTCCAGGCTAGAGGTGCGTTGTTTTCCACCAGGGCCAGGGGCTTGAACTTGAAGTGAGCTGTGTGGAACAGTAGCCCATTCTGTTCCTGGCCTTGGACCTGATATTACCAAGGCATTGTCACCAGGTGCAGCAAACATTTTGAACTCTGATGTCGGGCAAAATGCTAAATTGTTTCACCTGACAGGAACTGCAAGGTAAGTGTGATAATACTATGCGAAGAACTTCTGATGGAAGGACCATACAAACTTGAGCCAATAAACACCTCTCCAA from Musa acuminata AAA Group cultivar baxijiao chromosome BXJ1-3, Cavendish_Baxijiao_AAA, whole genome shotgun sequence encodes the following:
- the LOC135616786 gene encoding uncharacterized protein LOC135616786; this encodes MFAAPGDNALVISGPRPGTEWATVPHSSLQVQAPGPGGKQRTSSLESPIMLLTGHQSAIYTMKFNPAGTVIASGSHDKDIFLWYVHGECKNFMVLRGHKNAVLDLQWTTDGTQIISASPDKTLRAWDVESGKQVKKMAEHSSFVNSCCPSRRGPPLVVSGSDDGTAKLWDLRQRGAIQTFPDKYQITAVSFSDAADKIFTGGLDNDVKVWDLRRNEVTMTLQGHSDMITGMQLSPDGSYLLTNGMDCTLRVWDMRPYAPQNRCIKIFTGHQHNFEKNLMKCGWSPDGSKVTAGSADRMVYIWDTTTRRILYKLPGHNGSVNETMFHPTEPIIGSCGSDKQIYLGEI